In the Variovorax sp. S12S4 genome, one interval contains:
- a CDS encoding HNH endonuclease signature motif containing protein: MAGNVVNLDAMIPREDMAEVFDTRVGNQERIDIHHLDDNFFGEALRKPDFQRETAHWSPEKVVDLIRSFVDGDLIPAVILWKRAGNVFVIDGAHRLGALIAWVRDDYGDQRKSSEYFGGRIPEEQRRIAEQVRKTVNALIGPYGEFASARKNPQNARPEIQARLANLAVNTIVAQWVPAVDAKAAESSFFKINQAATPIDPTERRILKSRASPNAVAARAIVRGGTGHKYWTKYASDVQAEIEQIAKHVHSALYEPPIGDGPVKTLDLPLAGRGYNALPFVFDLVNWANAVPEPKGQKETDGIDPDVDGSQTIKFLKAVKRAIDLLTGNAPMSLGLHPAVYCYTRGGEFQPAALLAVAEFISALEKKGQLKTFAAVRRALEDFLIQHKDFITLTIKKTGAGKRSQPRIVRYVQFVAERLAEGLSDGQIVSALEGDDEFSYLQGASAPSIRLSEAPTGAHGKAMGKSTKSASFLNAALQSPVRCALCGGLIHKNSIQIDHVKRKEDGGGGDMKNAQVVHPFCNSTLKN; encoded by the coding sequence ATGGCTGGAAACGTGGTGAACCTTGACGCGATGATTCCGCGCGAAGATATGGCCGAGGTGTTTGATACGCGTGTCGGCAACCAAGAGCGGATCGATATACATCATCTTGACGACAACTTCTTTGGCGAGGCGCTTCGCAAGCCTGACTTTCAACGCGAGACCGCGCATTGGTCTCCAGAGAAAGTCGTCGATCTAATCCGGTCATTTGTTGACGGCGACCTCATACCGGCCGTGATCTTGTGGAAGCGAGCAGGCAATGTGTTCGTCATCGACGGCGCGCATCGGCTGGGAGCCCTCATTGCGTGGGTGCGCGACGACTACGGCGATCAACGCAAGTCATCAGAGTATTTCGGCGGTCGAATCCCTGAAGAGCAGCGTCGAATAGCTGAGCAAGTTCGCAAGACGGTCAACGCGCTAATCGGTCCCTACGGGGAGTTCGCTAGCGCTCGGAAAAACCCGCAGAACGCCCGCCCCGAAATCCAAGCGCGTTTAGCCAATTTGGCTGTAAACACGATAGTCGCGCAGTGGGTCCCGGCCGTTGATGCAAAAGCGGCAGAGAGTTCCTTTTTCAAGATCAATCAAGCAGCTACGCCGATTGATCCGACCGAGAGGCGGATCCTGAAGTCTCGCGCGAGCCCGAACGCTGTGGCGGCCCGCGCGATCGTCAGGGGCGGAACTGGGCACAAGTACTGGACGAAGTACGCGAGCGACGTGCAAGCAGAAATTGAACAGATCGCGAAACACGTTCACTCGGCGCTTTATGAGCCGCCTATTGGTGACGGCCCAGTTAAGACGTTAGATCTTCCGCTCGCAGGCCGTGGATACAACGCCCTGCCGTTCGTATTTGATCTGGTGAATTGGGCAAATGCTGTTCCAGAGCCGAAGGGGCAAAAGGAGACCGATGGAATCGATCCAGACGTTGATGGTTCGCAAACCATCAAGTTCCTCAAGGCCGTTAAGCGCGCAATCGACCTTTTAACTGGCAATGCACCAATGTCGCTGGGCCTTCATCCAGCCGTCTATTGCTACACCCGTGGAGGCGAGTTCCAGCCGGCAGCGTTGCTTGCGGTTGCCGAGTTCATCAGCGCACTGGAGAAAAAGGGGCAACTCAAGACATTTGCTGCTGTGCGGCGCGCCCTGGAAGATTTCTTGATCCAGCACAAAGACTTCATCACTCTGACGATCAAGAAGACTGGCGCAGGGAAGCGGAGTCAGCCCCGGATTGTTCGTTACGTTCAGTTTGTCGCTGAGCGGCTTGCGGAAGGCTTGAGTGATGGGCAAATCGTCTCGGCTCTTGAGGGCGATGACGAGTTCTCATACCTACAAGGCGCGAGCGCACCTTCTATCCGCTTGAGTGAAGCGCCTACAGGCGCACACGGAAAGGCGATGGGCAAGAGTACGAAGTCGGCTTCGTTCCTGAACGCGGCTCTTCAGAGTCCCGTTCGATGCGCTTTGTGTGGCGGTTTGATTCACAAAAATTCGATTCAGATTGACCACGTTAAACGCAAGGAAGACGGCGGCGGCGGCGACATGAAAAACGCCCAAGTTGTTCATCCGTTTTGCAACTCAACGCTCAAGAACTAG
- a CDS encoding helix-turn-helix domain-containing protein — protein MDTENRAVFAARLREERDRLGLSQAEIAARCGAKPRTYQDWERAVASVSVEFLSTALTTVGLDAVYVLTGVRTPSHLLPVGDRVVVDAKGKVPRYLTPEQEALLDNYNAADERGRAAARSVLDALAQPQPKRANG, from the coding sequence ATGGATACGGAAAACCGTGCAGTATTTGCAGCCCGCTTGCGAGAAGAGCGTGATCGCTTGGGTCTGTCGCAGGCGGAAATTGCTGCGCGCTGTGGCGCGAAGCCACGTACGTATCAAGACTGGGAGCGAGCCGTCGCTTCTGTTAGCGTGGAGTTCCTTTCAACGGCATTGACGACCGTTGGTCTCGATGCTGTGTACGTGCTCACAGGCGTACGCACCCCTTCGCATCTGTTGCCCGTGGGCGACAGGGTGGTGGTGGATGCCAAAGGGAAAGTGCCGCGCTATCTAACTCCAGAACAAGAAGCACTGCTGGACAACTACAACGCGGCCGATGAGCGAGGTCGCGCCGCCGCGCGCAGCGTTCTTGATGCGCTCGCGCAACCGCAGCCTAAAAGGGCGAATGGGTAA
- a CDS encoding ogr/Delta-like zinc finger family protein, producing the protein MNATHDMHEADAEANNRYMRITIECPHCNTRCVACDSRAMSKTMREITYRCRNWRCGFTGVATLEFQRVLVLSSIPAADVSLPLSRHIKRGQLALQLADDGNLADEEAAYLASLSTPTNDWGAGTGGATPAAPPG; encoded by the coding sequence ATGAACGCCACACACGACATGCACGAAGCCGATGCCGAAGCGAACAACCGCTACATGCGCATCACCATCGAGTGCCCGCACTGCAACACGCGTTGCGTGGCCTGCGACAGCCGCGCAATGAGCAAGACGATGCGCGAGATCACCTACCGGTGCCGCAATTGGCGTTGCGGGTTTACGGGCGTTGCAACGCTCGAATTCCAGCGCGTGCTGGTGCTGTCGAGCATCCCCGCGGCAGACGTTTCGCTGCCGCTTTCGCGTCACATCAAACGCGGCCAGTTGGCTCTGCAGTTGGCCGATGACGGCAACCTCGCCGACGAAGAGGCCGCCTACCTGGCCAGCCTGAGCACGCCAACCAATGACTGGGGCGCCGGCACCGGCGGCGCCACGCCAGCAGCTCCGCCTGGGTAG
- a CDS encoding replication endonuclease encodes MRLVTARPATPDPVFWMRLRSSLPNDQHIDKVARRMDARLRKELPAQWVPAFDVIMPLKPTVRAIGADWVSWNLGRVDAMRAFEHEHQDILHWTVGDGEVCARARRCANALDDMLNGHSLPMSRQDKLDTVLDYCERIGVEKPVATTPEGLIARAVNEQWWRRALRKKVARTVEHAAIKLAVVHHKNGGYASDEACRRRLDQNKRNADLLKRVKMRNEAGQVYSLAELAALSPSNRDIRRGELMTRIRGCEEFADANGHQGLFLTLTCPSRFHAVLSGGKSRWAKPSRNNKYEGATPRDAQQWLCRMWAKARAKMARKGVAAYGFRVAEPHHDGCPHWHALLWFATPEQAQLAKDIISGYWLSDAGDEPGAVRNRCKFIAMNRGGAAGYVAKYVAKNIGAEDGGDAGVGQHTDTIDGFEHVMDTREFKGWQRVDAWASTWGIRQFQAIGQPSVTVWREMRRVTKDQIESAQLRLDFGDAAAVKAWWACHKHGDIQASWERYVGAQGGMCRKRREWMLRTAVRVNEGCKNVYDETITRKTVVGVETRAGNWLVSRRQSWASCAGEAAQDKGQREALGRP; translated from the coding sequence ATGCGTCTCGTCACCGCGCGCCCGGCCACCCCCGATCCAGTCTTCTGGATGCGGCTTCGCTCCAGCCTTCCGAACGACCAGCACATCGACAAGGTAGCGCGGCGGATGGACGCACGCTTGCGCAAGGAGCTGCCCGCGCAGTGGGTGCCGGCGTTCGACGTGATCATGCCGCTCAAGCCCACGGTCCGGGCCATCGGTGCGGACTGGGTCAGCTGGAACCTCGGGCGCGTGGATGCCATGCGCGCCTTCGAGCACGAACACCAAGACATCCTGCACTGGACCGTAGGTGACGGCGAGGTGTGCGCGCGTGCGCGCCGCTGCGCCAACGCGCTCGACGACATGCTCAACGGCCACTCATTGCCCATGAGCCGGCAAGACAAGCTCGACACGGTGCTCGACTACTGCGAGCGCATTGGAGTGGAAAAGCCGGTCGCAACGACACCCGAAGGATTGATCGCACGTGCGGTCAATGAGCAATGGTGGCGCCGCGCGTTGCGCAAAAAGGTGGCCCGCACGGTCGAGCACGCCGCCATCAAGCTGGCCGTGGTGCACCACAAGAACGGCGGCTACGCGAGCGACGAAGCATGCCGCCGGCGCCTCGACCAGAACAAGCGCAACGCCGACCTGCTGAAGCGCGTGAAGATGCGCAATGAAGCCGGCCAGGTCTACAGCCTGGCCGAGCTGGCCGCGCTCTCGCCAAGCAATCGAGATATCCGCCGCGGCGAGCTGATGACGCGCATTCGCGGCTGCGAAGAATTTGCCGACGCCAACGGGCATCAAGGGCTGTTCCTCACGCTCACGTGCCCAAGCCGGTTTCATGCCGTGCTGTCGGGCGGCAAATCGCGCTGGGCAAAGCCTTCGCGCAACAACAAGTACGAAGGCGCCACGCCACGCGACGCACAGCAATGGCTGTGCCGCATGTGGGCCAAGGCCCGCGCCAAGATGGCACGCAAGGGCGTTGCGGCCTACGGCTTTCGCGTTGCTGAGCCGCACCACGACGGATGCCCGCACTGGCATGCGCTGCTGTGGTTTGCGACGCCCGAGCAAGCCCAGCTCGCGAAAGACATCATCAGCGGCTACTGGCTCAGCGATGCCGGCGATGAGCCCGGCGCCGTGCGCAACCGGTGCAAGTTCATCGCCATGAACCGCGGCGGGGCGGCTGGCTATGTCGCCAAGTACGTGGCCAAGAACATCGGCGCGGAGGATGGCGGCGATGCCGGTGTCGGTCAGCACACCGACACCATCGACGGCTTCGAGCACGTCATGGACACGCGCGAATTCAAGGGCTGGCAGCGCGTCGACGCATGGGCCAGCACCTGGGGCATCCGGCAGTTCCAGGCCATTGGACAGCCGAGCGTGACGGTGTGGCGCGAGATGCGCCGTGTCACGAAAGACCAGATCGAGAGCGCACAGCTGCGCCTCGACTTTGGCGACGCTGCCGCCGTGAAGGCTTGGTGGGCTTGCCACAAGCACGGCGACATCCAGGCATCGTGGGAGCGCTACGTTGGTGCGCAGGGTGGCATGTGCCGCAAGCGCCGCGAATGGATGCTGCGCACCGCCGTGCGCGTCAACGAAGGCTGCAAGAACGTTTATGACGAAACCATCACGCGCAAGACCGTGGTGGGCGTCGAAACACGGGCCGGCAACTGGCTCGTGAGCCGTCGGCAATCGTGGGCTTCCTGCGCCGGCGAAGCCGCGCAGGACAAGGGCCAGCGCGAAGCGTTGGGCCGCCCTTGA
- a CDS encoding DUF4406 domain-containing protein — MTDQLAPSFIGVDLAGGCDAAFVQPRSAAQRVYIAGPMTGYAELNFPAFRMEATALRAVGLEVVNPAEINVDPSAGWSACMRADIAQLVTCDRIHLLPGWSRSKGASLEHQVGRALGLLVTLAEGAEAMPEHFSFVESDQYDWRNQFLNHAAQAVDERGARPPAVVTKVSHEAALAICERVANDHQTQLKAALDAHGYHTAVTQALGYQYLGARQCIEAISAASRVGS, encoded by the coding sequence ATGACCGACCAACTCGCCCCTTCTTTCATCGGAGTCGACCTTGCAGGCGGCTGCGACGCCGCCTTCGTCCAGCCACGTTCCGCTGCTCAGCGCGTCTACATCGCAGGTCCGATGACGGGCTACGCCGAACTAAACTTTCCGGCGTTCCGCATGGAAGCCACCGCGCTGCGCGCCGTGGGCCTCGAAGTCGTCAATCCCGCTGAGATCAACGTCGACCCCAGCGCGGGCTGGAGTGCCTGCATGCGCGCCGACATCGCCCAGCTCGTGACGTGTGACCGCATCCACCTGCTGCCTGGGTGGTCGCGCAGCAAGGGTGCTTCGCTGGAGCATCAAGTTGGGCGTGCCCTTGGCCTGCTCGTCACCTTGGCCGAAGGCGCCGAGGCCATGCCCGAGCACTTCAGCTTCGTGGAAAGCGACCAATACGATTGGAGGAATCAGTTTCTCAACCATGCCGCGCAGGCAGTGGATGAGCGCGGAGCCCGGCCGCCGGCGGTGGTGACAAAAGTCAGCCATGAAGCTGCACTCGCCATCTGCGAGCGGGTCGCCAACGATCACCAGACCCAGCTTAAAGCCGCGCTCGACGCGCACGGCTATCACACCGCGGTCACGCAAGCCCTTGGGTATCAGTACCTCGGCGCACGTCAGTGCATCGAGGCGATCAGCGCCGCGTCTCGTGTGGGGAGCTGA
- the mutS gene encoding DNA mismatch repair protein MutS: MNEKGVENQGLGKDAFLGHTPMMAQYLGLKANHPDTLLFYRMGDFYELFWADAEKAARLLDITLTQRGQSAGQPVVMCGVPFHAVDTYLARLIKLGESVAICEQVGEVGASKGPVERKVVRVVTPGTLTDSELLNDKSESLLLAVHAGTRNFCGLAWLSVTGAELRLAECPADALETWIARIAPSELLYSAEVTPAFEQRLKAARAATPFTLSIRPAWQFDGGLGERKLSEQMGSKSLAAWNAESLANAHAAAAALLGYAEHTQGRALSHLQRLSVERDGDLIELPPTTRRNLELVQTLRGEDSPTMFSLLDTCMTGMGSRLLKRWLLSPRRDRSEAQARLEAIGALQSTVLGGTAAPWRTLREQLKNTSDVERIAARIALRQVRPRELLALRLALAKAEQLSPLLPGSAALLDQIAERLAPPPGCAALLTSAIKPDPSALVRDGGVIATGHDAELDELRAISENCDDFLLKLEVSERERTGISNLRVQFNRVHGFYIEVTQSALSKVPDNYRRRQTLKNAERFITPELKAFEDKALSAQDRALAREKWLYEQLLDALQPSVPALTQLAGAIATLDALCALAERSHTLHWRAPSFVSHPCIEIQQGRHPVVEARLAEKSSGGFIANDTVLGPQQRMQVITGPNMGGKSTYMRQVAIIVLLASIGSHVPAAACRLGPIDAIHTRIGAADDLANAQSTFMLEMTEAAQILHSATAQSLVLMDEIGRGTSTFDGLALAAGIAAQLHDRSKAFTLFATHYFELTEFPATHHCAVNMHVSATEAGRDIVFLHEMQPGPASKSYGIQVARLAGMPAAVVNHARQALEALESQHAQTRAQVDLFAPPPAAETPMASAVESALAALDPDAMTPREALDALYALQKLNTRERGAA, from the coding sequence ATGAATGAAAAAGGCGTTGAAAATCAAGGCCTTGGCAAAGACGCATTTTTAGGGCACACGCCAATGATGGCGCAGTACCTGGGCCTCAAGGCCAACCATCCGGACACGCTGCTGTTCTACCGGATGGGCGATTTCTACGAGCTGTTCTGGGCCGACGCCGAAAAGGCCGCGCGCCTGCTCGACATCACGCTCACCCAGCGCGGCCAGTCGGCCGGCCAGCCGGTGGTGATGTGCGGCGTGCCCTTTCATGCAGTCGATACTTATCTTGCACGGCTCATCAAGCTGGGCGAATCGGTGGCCATTTGCGAGCAGGTGGGCGAAGTCGGTGCCAGCAAGGGGCCGGTCGAGCGCAAGGTGGTGCGGGTGGTTACGCCCGGCACGCTGACCGATTCGGAGCTGCTCAACGACAAGAGCGAATCGCTGCTGCTTGCCGTGCATGCGGGCACGCGCAATTTTTGCGGCCTGGCATGGCTCAGCGTCACGGGCGCCGAGCTGCGGCTGGCCGAATGCCCGGCCGACGCGCTCGAAACCTGGATTGCACGCATCGCCCCAAGCGAGCTGCTGTACAGCGCCGAGGTAACGCCGGCTTTCGAGCAGCGCCTGAAGGCCGCACGCGCAGCCACGCCTTTCACGCTGTCCATCCGCCCGGCCTGGCAGTTCGACGGCGGCCTGGGCGAACGCAAGCTCAGCGAGCAAATGGGCAGCAAGAGCCTGGCCGCGTGGAACGCCGAATCGCTCGCCAACGCGCATGCCGCCGCCGCCGCGCTGCTGGGCTATGCCGAGCACACGCAGGGCCGCGCGCTTTCGCACCTGCAGCGCCTTTCGGTGGAGCGCGACGGCGACCTGATCGAGCTGCCGCCCACCACGCGGCGCAACCTGGAGCTGGTGCAAACGCTGCGCGGCGAAGATTCGCCCACCATGTTCTCGCTGCTCGACACCTGCATGACGGGCATGGGCAGCCGCTTGCTGAAGCGCTGGCTGCTGTCGCCCCGGCGCGACCGCAGCGAGGCGCAGGCGCGGCTCGAAGCCATCGGTGCGCTGCAGTCGACGGTGCTGGGCGGCACGGCCGCGCCCTGGCGCACGCTGCGCGAACAACTCAAGAACACGAGCGACGTGGAGCGCATTGCGGCGCGCATTGCCCTGCGCCAGGTGCGCCCGCGCGAACTGCTGGCGCTGCGGCTTGCACTGGCCAAGGCAGAACAGTTGTCGCCGCTTCTGCCCGGCTCGGCCGCGCTGCTCGACCAGATCGCCGAGCGCCTTGCGCCGCCGCCCGGCTGCGCAGCCCTGCTGACAAGCGCCATCAAGCCCGACCCGTCGGCGCTGGTGCGCGACGGCGGCGTGATTGCCACCGGCCACGACGCCGAGCTCGACGAGCTGCGCGCCATCAGCGAGAACTGCGACGACTTCCTGCTGAAGCTCGAAGTGAGCGAACGCGAGCGCACCGGCATCAGCAACCTGCGGGTGCAGTTCAACCGCGTGCACGGCTTCTACATCGAGGTCACGCAAAGCGCGCTCTCGAAGGTGCCCGACAACTACCGCCGCCGCCAGACCCTGAAGAACGCCGAGCGCTTCATCACGCCCGAGCTGAAGGCTTTCGAAGACAAGGCGCTGAGCGCGCAAGACCGGGCCCTCGCCCGCGAAAAGTGGCTCTACGAGCAGCTGCTCGATGCGCTGCAGCCCTCGGTGCCGGCGCTCACGCAACTGGCCGGCGCCATTGCCACGCTCGACGCGCTCTGCGCGCTGGCCGAGCGCTCGCACACGCTGCACTGGCGCGCGCCGAGCTTCGTTTCGCACCCCTGCATCGAGATCCAGCAGGGTCGGCACCCGGTGGTGGAAGCGCGGCTGGCCGAAAAGTCTTCCGGCGGGTTCATCGCCAACGACACGGTGCTGGGGCCGCAGCAGCGCATGCAAGTCATCACCGGCCCCAACATGGGCGGTAAATCGACCTACATGCGGCAGGTGGCGATCATCGTGCTGCTGGCTTCCATTGGCTCGCACGTGCCCGCGGCGGCCTGCCGGCTGGGGCCCATCGACGCGATTCACACCCGCATTGGCGCGGCGGACGACCTGGCCAACGCGCAGTCGACCTTCATGCTCGAGATGACCGAGGCTGCGCAAATTTTGCACAGCGCCACCGCGCAGTCGCTGGTGCTCATGGACGAAATCGGCCGCGGCACCAGTACCTTCGACGGCCTGGCGCTGGCCGCCGGCATTGCGGCCCAACTGCACGACCGCAGCAAGGCCTTCACGCTCTTTGCCACCCACTACTTCGAGCTGACCGAGTTTCCGGCCACGCACCACTGCGCGGTGAACATGCACGTGAGCGCCACGGAGGCGGGCCGCGACATCGTGTTCTTGCACGAAATGCAGCCCGGCCCGGCCAGCAAGAGCTACGGCATTCAGGTGGCGCGGCTCGCAGGCATGCCGGCCGCGGTGGTCAACCATGCGCGGCAAGCGCTCGAGGCGCTGGAGTCGCAGCACGCCCAAACGCGTGCGCAAGTCGATCTGTTTGCCCCGCCCCCGGCGGCCGAAACGCCCATGGCCAGCGCCGTAGAATCCGCCCTGGCCGCGCTCGACCCCGACGCGATGACGCCACGGGAGGCGCTCGACGCGCTCTATGCCTTACAAAAACTGAACACGCGCGAACGCGGCGCCGCGTAG
- a CDS encoding proteasome-type protease → MTYCVGIKLNAGLVFLSDSRTNAGVDHISTFRKMIVYEQPGDRVMVLLSSGNLSISQSVREILQIEELRETREDGSQGDPITIWNAKSMFDAARVLGSAVRHVYDRDAEALKHAGLDFNVSFIFGGQVKGEGMRLFLVYSAGNFIEATTETPYFQVGESKYGKPVLDRVLTPETPLDEAAKCALVSMDSTMKSNLSVGLPLDLVVYEANKFETDRVICIDADNPYYRMMHNSWGQKLREVFDSIEDPVWDDSATQHPLKMPATRHSPLRKISTPDEKLI, encoded by the coding sequence ATGACTTATTGCGTAGGCATCAAACTCAACGCCGGCCTGGTGTTTCTCTCCGACTCGCGCACCAACGCGGGCGTGGACCACATCAGCACCTTCCGCAAGATGATCGTCTACGAGCAGCCGGGCGACCGTGTCATGGTGCTGCTGTCTTCGGGCAACCTGAGCATCTCGCAGTCGGTGCGCGAAATCTTGCAGATAGAAGAGCTGCGCGAAACCCGTGAAGACGGCTCGCAGGGCGACCCCATCACCATCTGGAACGCCAAGAGCATGTTCGATGCCGCGCGCGTGCTCGGCTCGGCCGTGCGCCACGTGTACGACCGCGACGCCGAGGCGCTCAAGCATGCGGGGCTCGACTTCAACGTGTCGTTCATCTTCGGCGGGCAGGTCAAGGGCGAAGGCATGCGCCTCTTCCTGGTGTATTCGGCGGGCAACTTCATCGAGGCCACCACCGAGACGCCCTACTTCCAGGTGGGCGAATCGAAGTACGGCAAGCCGGTGCTCGACCGCGTGCTCACGCCCGAAACCCCGCTCGACGAAGCCGCCAAGTGCGCGCTGGTGTCGATGGACTCGACCATGAAGTCGAACCTCTCGGTGGGCCTGCCGCTCGACCTGGTGGTGTACGAGGCCAACAAGTTCGAAACCGACCGCGTGATCTGCATCGACGCCGACAACCCCTACTACCGCATGATGCACAACAGCTGGGGCCAGAAGCTGCGCGAGGTGTTCGACAGCATTGAAGACCCGGTGTGGGACGACTCCGCCACCCAGCATCCGCTGAAGATGCCGGCCACGCGGCACAGCCCGCTGCGCAAGATTTCCACGCCCGACGAAAAGCTCATCTGA
- a CDS encoding alpha/beta fold hydrolase, translated as MAMPPIVFSHGNSFPASTYRVVLDSLRNRGFEVDAIEKFGHDPKYPVTDNWPHLVQQLADFAKQHADSAGGPVFLVGHSLGGFLSLMCAALHPALARGVVLLDSPILGGWRANTLSLVKRTPLMKTVSPGAISRRRKNKWEHREAVFEHFRSKKAFAKWDEQVLHDYIDHGTFDSEDTRELSFDRNVETAIYNTLPHNLGALLRRHPLKCKVAFIGGRQSAEMKQVGMAMTQKVTKGRIAMLDGTHLFPMEKPLATAAAVEAALRNLLD; from the coding sequence ATGGCGATGCCGCCCATCGTCTTCTCGCACGGCAACAGCTTTCCGGCGAGCACCTACCGCGTCGTTTTAGACAGCCTGCGCAACCGCGGCTTCGAGGTCGACGCCATAGAGAAGTTCGGGCACGACCCGAAGTACCCCGTCACCGACAACTGGCCGCACCTGGTGCAGCAGTTGGCCGACTTTGCCAAGCAGCACGCCGACAGTGCCGGCGGCCCGGTGTTTCTGGTCGGCCATTCGCTCGGCGGATTCTTGAGCCTGATGTGCGCGGCGCTGCATCCGGCGCTCGCCCGCGGCGTGGTGCTGCTCGACTCGCCGATTCTGGGCGGCTGGCGCGCAAACACGCTGAGCCTGGTCAAGCGCACCCCGCTCATGAAGACCGTGTCGCCCGGCGCCATCAGCCGCCGGCGCAAGAACAAGTGGGAGCACCGCGAAGCCGTGTTCGAGCACTTCCGCAGCAAGAAGGCCTTTGCCAAGTGGGACGAGCAGGTGCTGCACGACTACATCGACCACGGCACCTTCGACAGCGAAGACACGCGCGAACTGAGCTTCGACCGCAACGTGGAAACGGCCATCTACAACACCTTGCCCCACAACCTGGGCGCGCTGCTGCGCCGCCATCCGCTCAAGTGCAAGGTGGCCTTCATCGGCGGGCGCCAATCGGCCGAGATGAAGCAGGTGGGCATGGCCATGACCCAGAAGGTGACCAAGGGCCGTATTGCAATGCTCGACGGCACGCACCTGTTTCCCATGGAAAAGCCGCTGGCCACGGCGGCGGCAGTCGAGGCGGCGCTGCGCAACCTGCTGGACTGA
- a CDS encoding response regulator transcription factor translates to MSSSQPAVIEAVSLSPSLVVEDDPAMRERLGRVLAMLGYGGPQIAWAESIASAKELLRTQSFGVALVDIGLPDGSGVELIGWMQAAHPKVPAVVISAWRTEETIFAALRAGAIGYLLKERDDLELSIALRSIEQGGAPIDPAIARHILAWLATQLALPAVAADAPAPLPVALTPRELRILELVSQGLSNRDMAELLSISKLTVECHTKNIYRKLAVTSRTEAVYQGRRHGLLP, encoded by the coding sequence ATGTCTTCCTCCCAACCGGCAGTGATTGAAGCGGTCTCCCTGAGCCCTTCGCTGGTTGTCGAAGACGACCCCGCAATGCGCGAGCGCCTGGGCCGCGTGTTGGCCATGCTCGGCTACGGTGGCCCGCAGATCGCCTGGGCGGAGAGCATTGCCTCGGCAAAGGAACTGCTTCGCACACAGAGCTTTGGGGTCGCGCTGGTCGACATCGGCCTGCCGGACGGCAGCGGGGTCGAACTCATCGGCTGGATGCAGGCGGCGCATCCCAAGGTGCCTGCCGTGGTGATTTCAGCCTGGCGCACCGAAGAAACCATTTTCGCGGCGCTGCGAGCCGGCGCCATCGGCTACCTGCTGAAGGAGCGCGACGACCTCGAGCTCAGCATTGCGCTGCGCAGCATCGAACAAGGGGGTGCGCCGATCGACCCAGCCATTGCACGCCACATCCTCGCTTGGCTGGCAACGCAGCTGGCTTTGCCGGCGGTGGCAGCCGATGCGCCTGCCCCGCTGCCCGTGGCGCTGACACCGCGAGAGTTGAGAATTCTCGAGCTCGTGTCGCAAGGGCTCAGCAACCGCGACATGGCAGAGCTGCTGTCGATCTCGAAGCTGACGGTGGAATGCCACACCAAGAACATCTACCGCAAGCTGGCCGTCACGTCTCGCACCGAGGCCGTCTACCAGGGCCGCAGGCACGGGCTGCTGCCCTGA